The following are encoded in a window of Cryobacterium sp. CG_9.6 genomic DNA:
- a CDS encoding DUF4192 domain-containing protein, with the protein MQPTIVKTSEAYDFLALVPQLVGFQPEQSMVLVAFRGNRTCGALRFNLPEPDAAGKVHKRIATTLIGTLCKIPGVDAVVPVAYTSESFATAPGLPSGIPHAIPHERFMGCLVKRAELSGFLVRDALCVGADAWGSYLDAECPPGGRPLTEIAASTVHESLPVLGRGSLGTLASGTELPRVAPARRERVARAYRRYCALQPSADPQAELLPVVGEVLDPLEITEEALTWNVTAPDTDAIAQLLFVLQAPGNRDQVMLQFAFGRAAGETARVVNQYYWALQAVTGRTIDDLVEEEGEERRPAEAVIVGDLMLGLTDTRPDPERIERAIALLKTVVASAPKAARLAPLCMLSWLSWALGRGSVAGIFVEQALAIDPDYGMAELLYRMLCAGLLPDWAYAVPFDDRGAGRGSGPT; encoded by the coding sequence ATGCAGCCGACAATCGTCAAGACCAGCGAAGCGTATGACTTCCTGGCACTCGTTCCCCAGCTCGTTGGGTTTCAGCCCGAGCAGAGCATGGTTCTCGTTGCCTTTCGAGGTAACCGCACCTGCGGCGCACTGCGCTTCAACCTCCCCGAACCGGATGCCGCCGGCAAGGTGCACAAGCGCATTGCGACAACCCTGATTGGTACCCTCTGCAAGATTCCGGGTGTCGATGCGGTCGTGCCGGTGGCGTACACCTCCGAGTCCTTTGCGACCGCGCCCGGTCTGCCCTCCGGTATTCCCCACGCCATTCCGCACGAACGCTTCATGGGCTGCCTCGTGAAACGCGCCGAGCTGAGTGGCTTTTTGGTGCGGGATGCCCTGTGCGTGGGAGCTGATGCGTGGGGGTCCTACCTTGATGCGGAGTGTCCGCCCGGTGGCCGCCCACTCACCGAGATTGCGGCGTCGACTGTGCACGAGTCGCTCCCCGTCTTGGGGCGGGGGAGTCTGGGGACGCTCGCGAGTGGAACGGAACTACCCCGGGTGGCCCCGGCTCGGCGGGAGCGGGTGGCCCGCGCCTACCGCCGGTACTGTGCGCTCCAACCTTCCGCCGACCCGCAGGCCGAGCTTCTTCCCGTGGTCGGGGAGGTTCTTGATCCACTGGAGATCACGGAAGAAGCACTTACCTGGAACGTGACGGCTCCCGATACCGACGCCATCGCGCAGCTTCTCTTTGTGCTGCAGGCCCCCGGCAATCGAGACCAGGTCATGCTGCAATTCGCCTTTGGCCGTGCAGCGGGCGAGACTGCACGGGTGGTGAACCAGTACTACTGGGCACTTCAGGCCGTCACCGGCCGAACAATCGATGACCTGGTTGAGGAGGAGGGTGAGGAGCGCCGCCCCGCGGAGGCGGTCATCGTCGGCGACCTCATGCTGGGGCTGACCGACACGCGGCCCGACCCTGAGCGGATTGAGCGCGCCATCGCGCTGTTGAAAACCGTGGTCGCCAGTGCCCCGAAAGCAGCGCGACTCGCCCCGCTGTGCATGCTGTCCTGGCTGTCGTGGGCACTTGGCCGGGGGTCCGTCGCGGGTATCTTCGTGGAGCAGGCTTTGGCCATCGACCCCGACTATGGCATGGCGGAGCTGCTGTATCGGATGCTGTGTGCCGGCCTCCTTCCCGATTGGGCCTACGCGGTGCCCTTCGACGACAGGGGGGCCGGGCGTGGGTCGGGGCCGACATGA
- a CDS encoding FHA domain-containing protein, protein MNIGRVGCVLGPGASPEWTFIVGPGLLAAVPVGTPAHLLETLLETLSEWEGLPQPTVDRVAALLPLQGDDAVQSCAIVIVGEPADSDGVSASVLVHGGVAVDVFSTGGSRRITDGGVPPWRSADFVSVTGLAIGIPGTARVSPDELDTGQTVDIGAISGSTLFWSILAPEQAAGAARTPVPKTQPITSAVATDFDDTILRVPHPLDRAPASATLPANDDTILRPVVPDSARIHSSTPFDEAADAPGAPFELYGFRLPDGTERRLDTVYLLGRRPTPPRVGAGRPSRLITLASRTSAVSATHLEIRQDGDAVVVTDVGSTNGTMVFPARGRRQRLRAGQSVAVRPGTRVDIGDGNIIEVLR, encoded by the coding sequence ATGAACATTGGACGAGTGGGATGTGTTCTGGGGCCGGGAGCATCACCCGAGTGGACCTTCATCGTGGGACCAGGCCTCCTTGCAGCCGTTCCGGTGGGCACGCCGGCGCATCTGCTCGAGACGCTCCTCGAGACGCTGAGTGAATGGGAGGGCCTGCCACAGCCCACGGTTGACCGCGTCGCTGCGCTCCTTCCGCTGCAGGGCGATGACGCCGTGCAGAGCTGTGCCATTGTGATCGTGGGGGAGCCGGCGGATTCCGACGGCGTGTCAGCATCCGTTCTCGTTCACGGTGGTGTGGCGGTGGACGTGTTCTCTACCGGTGGATCCCGGCGCATCACGGATGGGGGAGTCCCACCGTGGCGGTCGGCCGATTTTGTGTCGGTGACGGGACTCGCCATTGGAATCCCGGGCACCGCACGAGTGAGTCCTGACGAACTCGATACCGGCCAGACGGTGGACATCGGTGCCATCTCGGGAAGCACCCTGTTCTGGTCGATTCTGGCTCCGGAGCAGGCTGCCGGAGCGGCTCGGACGCCGGTACCGAAGACGCAACCTATCACGTCGGCGGTCGCCACCGATTTTGATGACACGATTCTGCGGGTGCCTCACCCACTCGACCGAGCTCCTGCCTCGGCCACACTGCCCGCCAATGACGACACCATTCTGCGGCCAGTGGTGCCGGATTCGGCGCGTATCCACAGCTCTACGCCCTTCGACGAGGCAGCGGATGCGCCGGGCGCCCCGTTCGAACTCTACGGTTTTCGCCTGCCCGACGGAACGGAGCGTCGTCTCGACACGGTGTATCTTCTGGGACGACGCCCCACGCCGCCGCGCGTGGGTGCCGGGCGTCCGTCGCGACTGATTACCCTGGCGTCCCGCACGTCGGCGGTCTCGGCCACTCACCTGGAGATACGTCAGGACGGCGATGCGGTCGTCGTCACCGATGTGGGGTCCACGAACGGAACAATGGTGTTCCCCGCCCGGGGTCGCCGTCAGCGGCTACGCGCCGGGCAGTCCGTTGCGGTGCGTCCCGGTACGCGCGTCGACATCGGGGACGGTAATATCATCGAAGTCCTCCGTTGA
- a CDS encoding protein phosphatase 2C domain-containing protein, translated as MTQIGQSSTEFTVELPSTGKSVTLAWSALTDVGHRREVNEDSLLAQPPIFSVADGMGGHSAGDVASAAVVTRLAEHIGKPVLDAHSIDSALSLAVEDMAKGPGVTDQGTGTTVTGVALAVVSGAPQWIAFNIGDSRVYQLNSGVLEQVTTDHSVVQELFDAGRITREEAEVHPHGNIITRAVGFHEPPIPDYRILPLQEGMRILVCSDGLSKEITSYGIRHFLMSNPRAEHAAEALLEAALENGGRDNVTVIVLDVISIDDLPTTVNPETDPALAEN; from the coding sequence GTGACCCAGATTGGTCAAAGCTCGACCGAATTCACGGTCGAGCTGCCCTCGACCGGTAAGAGTGTCACCCTCGCCTGGTCTGCCCTCACCGACGTCGGGCACCGTCGCGAAGTGAACGAGGACAGCCTTCTGGCACAGCCGCCCATTTTTTCTGTTGCCGACGGCATGGGCGGTCATTCTGCCGGTGACGTGGCCAGCGCCGCCGTGGTCACCCGCCTGGCCGAGCACATCGGTAAGCCAGTGCTCGACGCCCACTCCATTGACTCGGCTCTGAGCCTCGCCGTCGAAGACATGGCTAAAGGCCCCGGCGTTACCGATCAGGGAACCGGAACGACGGTAACCGGTGTTGCGCTCGCCGTGGTGTCGGGAGCACCACAGTGGATCGCCTTCAACATTGGTGACTCCCGCGTGTACCAGCTCAATTCGGGGGTTCTGGAGCAGGTCACCACCGATCACTCCGTGGTGCAGGAACTCTTTGATGCCGGCCGTATCACCCGAGAAGAAGCCGAAGTTCACCCGCACGGCAACATCATTACCCGCGCCGTGGGGTTTCATGAACCGCCGATTCCCGACTACCGCATTCTGCCGCTGCAGGAGGGAATGCGCATTCTGGTCTGCTCGGATGGTCTGTCGAAGGAGATCACCTCCTACGGAATCCGTCACTTCCTCATGTCGAATCCTCGGGCAGAGCATGCGGCAGAGGCGCTCCTCGAGGCAGCACTGGAAAACGGCGGTCGCGACAACGTGACCGTGATCGTGCTGGACGTCATCAGCATCGATGACCTCCCCACCACGGTGAATCCCGAGACCGACCCGGCGCTGGCGGAAAACTAA
- a CDS encoding serine/threonine-protein kinase, whose protein sequence is MARRLPSTPPSLPGFTYVRALGSGGFADVFLYEQNLPRRPVAVKVLLSGVVNDQVREFFRAEANVMAQLGSHPSILTVFQSSVSADGRPYLVMEYCSANLSQRYRAEPLAVPDVLRIGVKIASAVESAHRSGVLHRDIKPSNILITAYGHPVLSDFGIAATLADAETGSAQSAGRDEPHPGVVGLSIPWSAPEVLQGDVHGSIATEVWALGATLYSLLAGHSPFELVGGDNDSAALTARIGRATVRPLDRADVPTRLNEILARTMRRSPGQRQHSVLELIRELQSVEADLGLAQTPLEVSVDDWAAATPVDSLDHTRITGPAALVGAGTGRRRSGNAAASRSAMVTRERQAAHPRLAHTRGTQTRGTQTRTGQRDSSYTRVTRRRRRGSFWGLLAGIVVLAAVAGTGVIMLASDSTSGIPRVVDISGAEQNGSIVFRWDDPGVQSSDTYVVELRSGETSIQRGTEFGVDPDVTGTVCVTVTVNRAGVRGEQSAEKCVDATVNQ, encoded by the coding sequence ATGGCACGGCGTCTCCCGTCAACGCCTCCGAGCTTGCCGGGCTTCACCTACGTTCGAGCCCTGGGTTCCGGGGGATTTGCGGATGTCTTCCTGTACGAGCAGAACCTCCCCAGGCGCCCCGTTGCCGTCAAGGTTTTGCTATCCGGTGTCGTGAACGATCAGGTGCGGGAATTCTTTCGTGCGGAGGCCAACGTGATGGCTCAGCTCGGCTCGCATCCGTCTATTCTCACCGTCTTTCAGTCGAGCGTCTCGGCCGATGGCCGGCCCTACCTCGTGATGGAATACTGCTCCGCGAACCTCAGCCAGCGCTACCGTGCGGAGCCGCTCGCGGTGCCCGACGTGTTGCGCATCGGCGTGAAGATTGCCAGCGCCGTGGAAAGCGCGCACCGCTCCGGTGTGCTGCATCGGGACATCAAACCGTCGAACATTCTCATTACGGCATATGGGCATCCGGTGCTCTCTGACTTTGGCATCGCAGCCACGCTCGCGGATGCCGAAACCGGCAGCGCGCAGAGCGCCGGCCGAGACGAGCCGCACCCCGGTGTCGTGGGGCTCTCTATTCCCTGGTCGGCACCCGAGGTCTTGCAGGGCGACGTGCACGGCTCGATCGCCACAGAGGTCTGGGCGCTCGGAGCCACCCTCTACTCACTCCTGGCCGGCCACTCGCCCTTTGAGCTCGTGGGAGGCGACAACGATTCGGCCGCCCTGACCGCACGTATTGGTCGCGCCACGGTGCGACCACTTGACCGAGCGGATGTCCCGACTCGGCTCAACGAAATCCTGGCACGTACCATGCGTCGCTCGCCGGGCCAACGCCAGCACAGCGTTCTGGAACTGATCCGCGAACTGCAATCGGTCGAAGCAGATCTGGGGCTGGCCCAAACCCCGCTGGAGGTTTCGGTCGATGACTGGGCAGCGGCCACCCCGGTGGACTCCCTCGACCACACGCGCATCACCGGCCCAGCGGCCCTCGTGGGTGCCGGGACCGGGCGTCGCCGTTCGGGGAACGCTGCGGCCTCGCGGTCGGCGATGGTCACACGGGAGCGCCAGGCGGCGCACCCTCGTCTGGCCCACACCCGTGGCACACAGACCCGAGGAACACAGACCCGCACCGGGCAACGTGACTCCTCCTATACCCGGGTGACACGACGTCGACGCCGTGGATCGTTCTGGGGACTCCTGGCGGGGATCGTTGTTCTGGCGGCAGTCGCGGGGACGGGCGTGATCATGCTGGCCAGCGATAGCACCTCCGGGATCCCTCGTGTCGTCGATATTTCGGGAGCCGAGCAAAACGGCTCCATCGTTTTTCGTTGGGATGATCCCGGGGTTCAGTCGAGCGACACCTATGTTGTCGAGCTTCGGTCCGGTGAGACCAGCATTCAGCGCGGCACCGAATTCGGTGTTGACCCCGACGTTACGGGCACGGTGTGCGTCACCGTCACCGTGAACCGCGCCGGCGTGCGCGGGGAGCAAAGCGCCGAAAAATGTGTCGATGCCACGGTTAACCAGTGA
- a CDS encoding Ig-like domain-containing protein, with translation MVRGSWVRAHRSRIATITSATVIAALVTTVAVVSGGYTAQRLDLGDAAVWVTNESRQSVGRANTAVMELNTVVPAPSTSLDVVQQGATVLVLDHANSSLDILDAATAQVAGSVPLPPLAPTVLLGSDRAVVASNGDIWTLPATEITAFDGLSTPALSLGAGTVVALDPAGLLTAFTPGSGSLLQVDTTNNNAQITTVTLATTAVGEAPAAAPGQRRVGSADDDYQVSSAGGAWALLNATTAQVFLSDADVDLGVAANPRIQQAQTVGDRFLVAHDGGLVAVDLTGGTLQQLVTGRNGPAAAPASVGPCSYAAWSDGTAWRECTGDGDTGSGVVALNGVAAGARLEFRINGEGIVLNDAQNGATWAVARNNELIDNWADLIDTNQTEQTVEENSSDTPPTFEQTQLPPVAVDDEFGARPGRATVLPVLLNDYDPNDDVLMIESVGEVPADRGRLDLIANNQQIQLTLPVGATEPISFTYSITDGRGGTATASVTVTVRGDEENSAPVQARSTRATAEVAGQVTTQVLGDWVDPDGDPMYLASATTAAPDQVGFTPAGAVTYTNGGASTGTDGTRTDVALTVSDGRDLGAGTLTVVVRPAGMVPILTDSFSALATANAEITLSPLEHARGGSGVLRLSSVPAKPNVTITPNWDDGTFRFSSAEVGTHYLEYAVTDGTQTVTGQVRVEVTAAADVDSKPVTVAHTAFIRGSQPTLVDVLATDFDPAGGVLLVTGLVPGAADSGLRVEILEQRLLRVTLTQPLPTGSVSFGYRVSNGLFESEGSVTVIELPAVTQKQAPRALPDTVSVRVNDAIDIPVLANDEHPDGDPLTLDPVLTEGLTGQAGLLFASGSVLRYLAPATAGNYTAVYRVTAPDGQFANAEVRILVREADAATNNPPEPQIVTARVLAGGTVTIPIPLSGIDPDGDSVQLLGQETNPEKGAVTGMAADSFEYTAGEYSAGTDTFTYTLVDALGARATGTVRVGISARLDGARNPIAAPDEVVVRPGSTVSVQVLGNDSDPDGGALSLVSVEPSNPALDSGSAVIDNLVISLTAPEAEGRYGYIYDIQNERGGTSSNFLTVVVSRDAPRSHPVAGDTRLTLSDILDRSTVTVDVLAQVFFADGPTNSLDLAVLPGFTADARVTPDQSIEVTVAEQSQIIPFSVTHPDDRSIVSYAFIWVPGFRDALPQVRAGMPALTVTSGTALTIDINDYVVAVSGKLVRLTDTGTVRATHADGAPLTTSPTTLEFTSAEQYFGPASISFEVTDGTSVSDPEGRRNTIVLPLTVTPRDNQPPAFDGAVIDFEPEQSKVIDLRKLTSYPYPDDVGELAFTVLDPKPTGFTWSLSGYELTLRAESATLKGTSSPILIGVRDSLAAGPSGRIDMRVVASTRPTAIPAADAAVAPRGQTTVVDVLANDEAANPFPSVPLRVVAVRGLDGASVPPGVTITPSADSSRLSIRVAAEAAPTDTTLQYQVADATGDPDRYAWGTVRISVQDVPDAVSNLAVGGFGDGSLSVSFNAGAANNSAITGYQLTLRDADSGTIVETSDCQATSCQVFTRGNGRDNAVRVAVSAQNAIGASAATALRTIVWSDVVPAAPTALRAAPLDGGLRLSWAAVPPNGGGTAVRGYVVTVNGRAQPEVSASGGACSQAARCSIDVNGLTNGASVEYTVSARNDALPELSSWATARDTGTPYGAPQATAITASGSDADGTVTVSWGAFPDSGDAIGGYFVQRITGNRAPSGAQACSVTTPAPGLMTAPVAGGVVDAQLSVSGSTTSAQFEGLSGNNGRYSFVVWGYNRAGCAVSEVASAVIRPDPATAPIVTGTMRARGTAWDYQISASTVVGADRFELRAADGTGDVVPFSGTGWPRELLGGAFGEVVSAQVRGCNAWGGCGPWSASATAAEASVTLDVAGVAYDAATGQFSWSNDPPNGTLTASYTCSVRDTVDEPTAADSLNTCTVPDAPAAGTVRLTVTVNTHSYDFDE, from the coding sequence ATGGTGAGGGGTAGCTGGGTTCGCGCCCACCGCTCACGGATCGCCACGATCACGAGTGCAACCGTGATTGCGGCACTGGTCACCACCGTTGCCGTGGTGTCCGGTGGATATACCGCCCAGCGCCTCGATCTGGGTGATGCTGCCGTCTGGGTGACCAATGAGTCCCGCCAGTCGGTGGGCCGCGCCAACACGGCGGTGATGGAACTCAACACCGTTGTCCCGGCCCCAAGCACGAGCCTCGACGTGGTGCAGCAGGGCGCGACCGTGCTGGTGCTCGATCACGCTAATAGCTCGCTCGATATCCTCGACGCGGCCACGGCTCAGGTCGCCGGCAGCGTGCCGTTGCCGCCCCTTGCCCCCACCGTTCTGCTCGGCAGCGACCGGGCCGTCGTCGCGTCAAACGGCGACATTTGGACTCTGCCCGCCACCGAGATCACGGCCTTCGATGGGCTGTCCACGCCGGCGCTGAGCCTCGGCGCCGGCACCGTTGTTGCCCTTGATCCGGCGGGACTCCTCACCGCCTTCACGCCCGGCTCGGGCAGCCTGCTTCAGGTCGACACCACGAACAACAACGCGCAGATCACGACGGTGACGCTCGCCACAACGGCGGTCGGTGAGGCGCCCGCCGCAGCGCCCGGCCAGAGACGTGTTGGCAGCGCGGATGACGACTACCAGGTCTCCAGCGCCGGTGGCGCGTGGGCGCTCCTCAACGCCACCACCGCACAGGTCTTTCTGAGCGACGCCGATGTCGATCTGGGAGTCGCCGCCAACCCCCGGATTCAGCAGGCACAGACCGTCGGTGACCGGTTTCTGGTGGCCCACGACGGAGGCCTCGTTGCGGTGGACCTCACCGGCGGAACACTGCAGCAACTCGTGACTGGGCGTAACGGACCGGCCGCAGCACCGGCATCCGTGGGCCCCTGCTCCTACGCCGCGTGGTCGGACGGAACAGCCTGGCGTGAGTGCACCGGCGACGGGGACACCGGCTCCGGGGTGGTGGCTCTGAACGGCGTTGCCGCCGGAGCACGACTTGAATTTCGGATCAACGGCGAGGGCATTGTGCTCAACGACGCCCAGAACGGCGCGACCTGGGCTGTGGCGCGAAACAACGAACTGATCGACAACTGGGCCGATCTCATTGACACCAACCAGACCGAGCAGACGGTGGAGGAGAACAGCAGCGACACGCCTCCGACCTTTGAACAGACGCAGCTGCCTCCCGTGGCCGTCGACGATGAGTTTGGCGCCCGCCCCGGACGAGCCACCGTGCTCCCGGTTCTGCTCAACGACTACGACCCCAACGACGACGTGCTGATGATCGAGAGCGTCGGCGAGGTGCCAGCAGACCGCGGGCGTCTCGACCTCATCGCGAATAATCAGCAGATCCAGCTCACGCTGCCGGTCGGCGCGACCGAACCCATCAGCTTCACCTACTCGATCACCGACGGGCGCGGGGGAACGGCCACGGCCTCGGTGACGGTCACGGTCCGGGGCGATGAGGAGAACTCTGCCCCCGTGCAGGCGCGCAGCACACGGGCCACGGCCGAGGTGGCCGGGCAGGTGACCACGCAGGTGCTGGGGGACTGGGTAGATCCCGATGGGGATCCGATGTACCTGGCGTCCGCGACCACGGCCGCACCGGATCAGGTGGGCTTCACGCCGGCCGGAGCGGTGACGTACACGAACGGTGGAGCGAGCACGGGAACGGACGGAACCCGTACCGATGTGGCGCTGACCGTTTCAGACGGTCGCGATCTGGGCGCGGGAACGCTCACCGTCGTCGTTCGACCGGCGGGCATGGTACCCATTCTCACCGATTCGTTTTCCGCTCTCGCCACCGCGAACGCAGAGATCACGCTGTCCCCCCTCGAACACGCGCGGGGTGGTTCCGGTGTGCTGCGCCTCAGTAGTGTTCCGGCCAAGCCCAACGTGACGATCACACCCAACTGGGACGACGGCACCTTCCGTTTCTCGAGCGCAGAGGTAGGCACGCACTACCTCGAATACGCCGTGACCGATGGCACGCAGACCGTCACCGGACAGGTGCGGGTGGAGGTCACCGCCGCAGCAGACGTGGACAGCAAGCCGGTCACGGTTGCACACACGGCCTTTATTCGCGGCAGCCAGCCGACCCTCGTGGACGTGCTGGCGACCGACTTCGACCCGGCCGGTGGCGTGCTCCTCGTGACCGGACTCGTGCCGGGTGCCGCAGACAGTGGCCTGCGCGTGGAGATTCTGGAGCAGCGCCTCCTGCGGGTGACTCTCACCCAGCCCCTGCCCACCGGCTCGGTATCCTTTGGCTACCGGGTGAGCAACGGTCTGTTTGAATCCGAGGGCAGCGTGACGGTGATCGAACTGCCCGCTGTCACACAGAAGCAGGCGCCCCGCGCGCTGCCCGACACGGTCTCGGTTCGTGTCAACGACGCCATCGACATTCCGGTTCTCGCCAACGACGAGCACCCCGACGGTGACCCGCTCACCCTCGACCCGGTGCTCACCGAGGGCCTCACCGGGCAGGCCGGGCTGCTCTTTGCCTCCGGTTCCGTCCTGCGCTACCTGGCTCCGGCCACCGCCGGAAACTACACCGCCGTCTACCGGGTCACGGCCCCCGACGGGCAGTTTGCTAACGCCGAGGTGCGAATTCTGGTGCGTGAAGCGGATGCCGCCACCAACAACCCGCCGGAACCCCAGATCGTCACCGCCCGCGTTCTCGCCGGTGGCACCGTGACCATCCCGATCCCGCTCAGCGGCATCGACCCCGATGGCGACTCCGTGCAGCTGCTCGGGCAGGAGACCAACCCCGAGAAGGGCGCCGTCACGGGCATGGCCGCCGACTCGTTCGAGTACACGGCGGGTGAGTATTCCGCCGGCACCGACACGTTCACCTATACCCTGGTCGATGCGCTCGGAGCCCGCGCCACCGGAACCGTGCGCGTGGGTATCAGCGCGCGACTGGACGGTGCCCGCAACCCCATCGCCGCCCCCGACGAGGTGGTGGTGCGTCCCGGCAGCACCGTGTCCGTGCAGGTGCTCGGTAACGACTCCGACCCCGACGGTGGCGCGCTTAGCCTCGTGAGTGTGGAGCCGAGCAACCCGGCCCTAGATTCCGGTTCGGCCGTGATCGATAATCTCGTCATCTCGCTGACCGCACCGGAGGCGGAAGGCCGGTACGGCTACATTTACGACATTCAGAACGAACGTGGGGGAACGAGTTCCAACTTCCTCACCGTGGTCGTGAGCCGGGATGCACCCCGGTCTCACCCCGTGGCCGGGGACACTCGCCTTACCCTCAGCGACATTCTCGATCGCAGCACGGTCACCGTGGACGTGCTCGCTCAGGTGTTTTTTGCCGACGGGCCAACGAACTCTCTCGATCTGGCCGTGCTGCCCGGCTTCACCGCCGACGCCCGGGTCACACCGGACCAGAGCATTGAGGTGACCGTCGCCGAACAGAGCCAGATCATCCCGTTCTCCGTCACGCACCCCGACGACCGCAGCATTGTGTCGTATGCGTTCATCTGGGTACCCGGTTTTCGAGACGCCCTGCCCCAGGTGCGTGCCGGCATGCCGGCGCTCACGGTGACGAGCGGGACCGCACTCACCATCGACATCAACGATTATGTGGTGGCCGTCTCCGGCAAGCTCGTGCGTCTCACGGACACCGGAACCGTTCGTGCCACGCACGCCGATGGTGCCCCGCTCACCACCTCGCCGACAACGCTCGAGTTTACGAGTGCCGAGCAGTACTTCGGACCGGCATCCATCTCCTTTGAAGTGACCGACGGAACGAGCGTCAGCGATCCGGAGGGTCGCCGGAACACCATTGTGCTTCCCCTCACGGTGACCCCCCGCGACAATCAGCCCCCCGCCTTCGACGGCGCCGTCATCGATTTCGAGCCTGAGCAGTCGAAAGTCATCGACCTCCGCAAACTCACCTCCTACCCGTACCCGGACGACGTGGGGGAGCTGGCATTCACGGTTCTTGATCCGAAACCCACGGGCTTCACCTGGTCGCTCAGCGGCTACGAACTCACCCTCCGCGCCGAGAGCGCCACTCTCAAGGGGACGTCGAGCCCCATCCTGATCGGCGTTCGGGACAGCCTCGCCGCGGGTCCATCCGGCCGCATCGACATGCGCGTCGTCGCCTCCACCCGGCCAACGGCAATTCCGGCAGCGGATGCCGCGGTCGCGCCCCGCGGGCAGACCACGGTTGTCGACGTGCTCGCCAACGATGAGGCAGCCAACCCGTTCCCCTCGGTTCCGCTGCGCGTCGTTGCGGTGCGTGGCCTGGATGGTGCCTCTGTTCCCCCGGGAGTGACGATCACGCCGAGCGCAGACTCGAGTCGGCTCAGCATTCGCGTGGCCGCCGAGGCCGCACCCACCGACACCACCCTGCAGTATCAGGTAGCGGATGCCACGGGAGACCCCGATCGTTATGCCTGGGGTACCGTGCGCATCTCGGTGCAGGACGTACCGGATGCCGTCTCAAACCTCGCCGTGGGTGGGTTCGGTGACGGCTCTCTGAGCGTGTCATTCAACGCCGGTGCCGCGAATAACTCCGCGATCACCGGGTACCAGCTCACGCTTCGCGATGCCGATTCTGGAACCATCGTGGAAACGAGTGACTGCCAGGCCACGTCGTGCCAGGTGTTCACCCGCGGCAACGGACGCGACAATGCCGTGCGCGTAGCGGTGAGCGCGCAAAACGCGATTGGCGCATCCGCTGCCACGGCACTGCGCACCATCGTGTGGTCTGACGTCGTGCCGGCTGCGCCGACCGCGCTTCGGGCTGCCCCCCTCGACGGTGGTCTTCGACTGAGTTGGGCTGCGGTCCCGCCGAACGGCGGGGGCACCGCCGTGCGCGGCTATGTCGTGACCGTGAATGGTCGGGCGCAGCCGGAGGTGAGCGCCAGCGGAGGGGCCTGCAGTCAAGCGGCGCGGTGCAGTATCGACGTGAACGGCCTGACCAACGGCGCGAGCGTGGAGTACACGGTGAGCGCCCGGAACGATGCCCTGCCGGAGCTGTCCAGTTGGGCGACTGCCCGCGACACCGGTACTCCCTACGGGGCTCCGCAGGCCACCGCGATCACGGCCTCGGGTAGCGACGCCGATGGCACCGTGACCGTGTCGTGGGGCGCCTTCCCCGACTCCGGTGATGCGATCGGTGGCTATTTCGTGCAGCGCATCACCGGTAACCGGGCGCCATCGGGAGCGCAGGCGTGCTCGGTGACGACCCCGGCCCCCGGTTTGATGACCGCACCCGTTGCGGGCGGAGTGGTGGACGCGCAGCTTTCCGTCTCCGGCAGCACAACCTCCGCGCAATTTGAAGGGCTCTCCGGCAACAACGGGCGATACTCCTTCGTGGTGTGGGGCTACAACCGGGCGGGGTGCGCGGTATCAGAGGTCGCCTCCGCTGTTATCCGACCGGACCCGGCAACCGCACCGATTGTGACCGGCACCATGCGCGCGCGTGGAACAGCGTGGGATTACCAGATTTCCGCGTCAACGGTGGTGGGGGCTGATCGGTTTGAGCTGCGAGCCGCCGACGGCACCGGAGACGTCGTGCCCTTCAGCGGAACGGGCTGGCCCCGGGAGCTCCTCGGAGGAGCGTTCGGAGAGGTGGTGTCCGCGCAGGTTCGCGGCTGCAATGCCTGGGGTGGCTGTGGGCCGTGGTCGGCTTCGGCAACGGCCGCCGAGGCATCCGTCACGCTGGACGTTGCGGGAGTAGCCTACGACGCGGCCACCGGGCAGTTCTCCTGGAGTAACGACCCGCCCAACGGCACGCTGACGGCGAGCTACACCTGCTCGGTGCGTGACACGGTGGACGAGCCCACCGCGGCTGATTCACTGAACACCTGCACCGTACCGGACGCACCGGCAGCCGGCACGGTGCGGTTGACCGTGACCGTGAACACCCACAGCTATGACTTTGACGAATGA